Sequence from the Verrucomicrobiota bacterium genome:
GGAAGCCTCCGTTCAGCAAATAGCGCCGCAGCGACGCCACCTCCTCATCCGTCAAATCCATGTCGCCGGGTTCGACGATGTAGATCCAGGGGTAGTCGAACAATTCTTTGTCGGTCAGCTCGAGAATCTTCCCTTCGGGATGGACCTTTAGCGAGGTCAGTTGCTGCAAGCGATAGGAAAAATTCAAATCGCTGTCCGGGTAATCGACCGTCCACTTCTCCCAACCCCACCCGCCGCGGTCGGACGGGTACTTGATTCGAACGAAAGTGAAAACGTCCTTCGCGAAGTGCGTATCCATCTCCCAATGCGGCAAATCGCCGCGGTCCACGGACGCCGCTCGCCCTCGGCTTCGTTGCGCGAACGCGATGGTCGCAATCAGCAGGCAGGCGACGGGCGCGATAAAGCGAAGGGACCGAAGTTTTCTCATGGCTTGGCCGTGTCTATTCAGTGGACTGGGTGAATCGCCCTCACCCTAACCCTCTCCCCCAGGAGAGGGAACGCCGATTTCCCACATTGAAAAAATGTCACTGATCGGTGACCGAACACTGGCGCAGACAAGTCTCTCCCTCTCCCTGGGGGAGAGGGCCGGGGTGAGGGCGATTGTCGCTTCACGTTGAATCGTTACGGCTTGGCAGGAGGGGCTTCGGCCGGTGGCGGCGAGGTTGCGGGCGATTTTTCCTGCGTGATGGCCAACAGAAATTTGTGCGCCTCCAAAAACCTGGGCGCTTCTTCCAGCGCTTTCAAGACATGGCGTTTCGCGGAACGATCCCCGGCTGCCTGGAGCATCTTGGCCAGGCGAAAGTGAACATCCGCAGGGTCGGGCGGGTCGAGCTTCAGCAGAATTCGATAAGCCTCGATCGCTCGCTGCGGGCGGCCCATTTCTTCCAGCGCGCGGCCCAAAAACCGATAGGGCGCCGGCACGAGCGGATTCACCGCCAGGAACCGTTCCGCATTGGCGGCGACTTCCGGCCAATCCCTCGTCCCACTCGCCAATTCCATCAACCGCAGAAACGCATCAATCGCGTCGGCGTCCAACGCGGCGGCCCGGGAGAGCGCCTGCCGTTCCAGGTTGGTTTCGTTGAGGCCGCGATGCGCCGCCGCGAGCATCAAATACGCGCTGTCCTGCCCGATCTGATCCGGATAGTTCTCGATCAAGGTTTTCAGCGGGGCCTTGGCTTCTTTCCATTTTTTCTGCTGGATGAGCCGTTTCGCTTTGAGCTGAAGCACCCAATAATTCCGCGGATGTTTCTCCATCCACTTGTCGTCTCCGTCATGGGGAATGATTTCGAGCGCTGCGTCGCCGCGGGATCGGGTCGCCTGGCCTTCGGGCCGCTTCCATTCCAGTTCAGGACCTAATTCCTCGGCCTTCCGTCTGGCAAAGGCTTCGAATTCGGATTCGATCTTCGACATCGCCGCGGTCCGCGCTTCGATTGCGGCGTTGATCTCTTTGCCTTCGCCCAGGTCCTTGAGAATGCCCTTGAGCGCGTCGAAACCAAAGCGTTCTACCAGGAACTCGACCACGAGGGAGGATTGGTAATAGGCAAACTGCAAGTGGAACGAGGTCTTGGGGGTGAGAAAGGCGGCGCTCAGATCGCGCACCGGAGTCAGCTCGCCTTTCATGATCATTTCGCGGTAACGCGGAATCATGGTCTGGCCCCATGTGGGATTGGCCCGCTTCTCCTCGAACACCGAAATGCCTTCGCTCAGCCACCGCGGCATTTTGTTTTTGGTCAATCCCAGCGTCACGACGTGACAGAACTCGTGCCAGAGCATCGCCTTCCAGTTGGACGGGTTCGCGGTTTGCGACGCCGGGCTGTTGGCGGTGATCACATTGCCGAAGCAAACTCCCAGGTAACCCTCGCCTCCCGGCATCATGAACGTCCGAACGGCGAAGTCCTTTTGCTCCGGGAAAATTTCCACCATGGTGGGTTTCGGAGCCTCGAATGCGTACTTCTGGCAAAGCGCGGCCTTCGCCTCGCCCAGGAGTTCGACGACCTGGTTTCCGTACGTCTCCGCCTCGTGCGGCGCCATGCGGACGGCGAAGTCCTGATTGGTCAGGAACCGGAAACTGGACAGGGTCTCCCGCAGCGTCACAAGGTTGTAAGCCACGACGTCGTAAGCGTCCTTCTTGTGGACTTCCTCGGCCAATCTCCAACCTTCTTCATCCTTGCCGAGCCGGAGCAAATCCTGAGCAAGCTGGATCTTGGCCGGCATGTAGTCCGGGTCCCACTGCGCCACCTGGCGCTGGTAGCCGGAGCCTTCGGTGAACCGGTATTTCTGCGCGAGCTTCTGACCGATCAGATACGGAACGCGCGGGTTGGTTTTCCAGAATCTCAGCGCGGTCTGCCG
This genomic interval carries:
- a CDS encoding DUF4159 domain-containing protein, yielding MRKLRSLRFIAPVACLLIATIAFAQRSRGRAASVDRGDLPHWEMDTHFAKDVFTFVRIKYPSDRGGWGWEKWTVDYPDSDLNFSYRLQQLTSLKVHPEGKILELTDKELFDYPWIYIVEPGDMDLTDEEVASLRRYLLNGGFLMVDDFWGEREWDNFYRNIKRVFPDREPVDLPTDHPIFSCVFPLKLTRNQLQVPAINRGYYSQFDGVTWERSDAREVHFRALFDDKGRMMAMICHNTDNGDGWEREGENEYYFREFSEKKAYPLGINIVFYAMTH
- a CDS encoding tetratricopeptide repeat protein — its product is MSIRLEVSMLSSARIARRHSPQPHSAARDVVALLCRTPASLVARTISLLYRGIAFRRLWNRSNAQELGKALLIGNRRYRATRRSRNQTSWTAAGSEAPHRFGRHGWPCQSGVAATLCHRSPKSSQAATISSDTERLRVCAPLSRFCLAGCAWMCLAFTLLSSLATQADELSDAQKLFLKGDYAECIRSATAAMKERFTREEWPILLTRAQLELGRYREALATVTNALTRHSRSIPVRLLAREVFLQNGRTDDARDTLQEINELAGARRLNYPDAASFVALGKAALLLGADARLVLENFFNQAKKADPEFRDTYLAIGQLALEKYDYALASQTFQEGLKKFHSDPDLFYGLARAFTTGERTNLIENLDKALQHNPRHTPSLLLVADHQIDAEDYTEAEKTLEKVLAVNPVHPDAWAYRAVLAHLRSDPEGEAKARQTALRFWKTNPRVPYLIGQKLAQKYRFTEGSGYQRQVAQWDPDYMPAKIQLAQDLLRLGKDEEGWRLAEEVHKKDAYDVVAYNLVTLRETLSSFRFLTNQDFAVRMAPHEAETYGNQVVELLGEAKAALCQKYAFEAPKPTMVEIFPEQKDFAVRTFMMPGGEGYLGVCFGNVITANSPASQTANPSNWKAMLWHEFCHVVTLGLTKNKMPRWLSEGISVFEEKRANPTWGQTMIPRYREMIMKGELTPVRDLSAAFLTPKTSFHLQFAYYQSSLVVEFLVERFGFDALKGILKDLGEGKEINAAIEARTAAMSKIESEFEAFARRKAEELGPELEWKRPEGQATRSRGDAALEIIPHDGDDKWMEKHPRNYWVLQLKAKRLIQQKKWKEAKAPLKTLIENYPDQIGQDSAYLMLAAAHRGLNETNLERQALSRAAALDADAIDAFLRLMELASGTRDWPEVAANAERFLAVNPLVPAPYRFLGRALEEMGRPQRAIEAYRILLKLDPPDPADVHFRLAKMLQAAGDRSAKRHVLKALEEAPRFLEAHKFLLAITQEKSPATSPPPAEAPPAKP